GGGTTAACCAGGCAGCATCAGGCATTACTCAACGCGCTCCCGCTCAAACCATTAAAGAATATAACGCTATGTTACACGCCTGGGCTCATCAAACGGCAGAAGAATTGGGTCTGTGGCGAGCCGTGCGGTGAACTTTTCTCTGAAAAGAGATTTAAGCCCTCATCAGCAAGATACGTTAGCAAGATTCAGAGGTAGCTGTGGGGGAGAGCCAGTGAGTCCCTCCGCCCTGTCGCCGCCCTGGAAATTCATCTCGCCGTTTGCTTAAATTGACAGCAGCTTCTCCTGAAATTGCCTGCAGCAGCAGACTCAACAGACAAACCAATCCCAATAAAGACAGCAGTCGAGATGAGCACAGCAGTCTCTGATCTCTGGTTTTCATAGTGTGTTTGTTTTTGCTCAGCCCCTAGGTCAGAGCCGAGAGTAGACGCCCTGAAACAACAGCGCACTTGGAGGCGCTAGCCCCTAGTGCCGTTAGATACTCTATGTCCATTTGAGCCTAGTTTTCTGCTGGCATCGACAGCGGTCCTACGGAAATGGAATTTTAGGGACTTTGCAGAAAATTGATGGCGGCAATTCACAGGTTAATGGTCAGATCTCTCAAGCGCTGCCATAGTCTGTAAAAGCTCATAGTCCCATTGGCAGGACGAGTGCTCCTAATGCGATCGCAATGGCGGCTCCCAGCAAGGTATTGATGACATTCACCCACTCATTGGTCAACCAATCCCACTCAGTTTGGAGCGTAGCCCCGATTAAGCTTTCTAGATTAGTTGCAATGAAAGCCGCAACCAGACACAGGGCAATCGCTATTGGCGGCATCAAGCCTAGACCCCAGCCTAGCAGCGCCATAACAGCGGCAGCAGCAACCCCAGCCAAAGTGCCCTCTAGGCTAACCGCCCCTTCTGTCCCAGCAGGCACAGGCTTTAGAGTCGTAATTAAATAAGTTCGCTGGCCGTAGGCCTTGCCCACTTCAGAGGCCGTAGTATCGGCCAATTTAGTGCAGAAGCTGGCCACATAGCCCACGCTCAAAAGGCTTACCCAGAGCGACTGTTGGCTATCTCCATTCCTTAGCGCCAGCAGCAAAATGCCTAGCGCACATAGCGTGCCGGTCAGGGCCGAGCCCCAAACATTTTCTGGCCCTCGCTGACCCGAGCGCTTTTCGGCAATCCCAGCCGCTTCTTTTTGGGCCATGCCAATTCGAGTGACTGCCGACCCCACCAAAAAGTAAACCATCACCACCGCATATCCCCGCCAGCCCAAGCAGCCCCAAATCAACACCCCCAGCACCCAGGCATGACCGTAGCCTGCTGGCGTTAGCAGTTTCTTGGGCAATAGCCAGGCCAGCCCTAGCAGCAGCGAATTTAGCAAAACTGCCACCAGCCAGGGATTGAAAGACGTCCAGTTAACCAGCATAGGAGCAGCAACTCCATCGATTAGGTTTTCCCTATGCTAAGCCCGGATTGAGCAAGGCGAAAGGAAAATGCCCGCCCGCAGGAAAACAGCCGCTTAGATCAATAGCGTTTTTGAATATGGAGACAGTTGCGCTGATCGGATGTGGGCTGGTAGTCGAGAGTGTCAGCAACTTTATGCATAATTCTCAATCCCCGCCCCCCTTCAGAGTCGGGGGTCGTTGTTGCCAGCTTGCCCTCCAGGACAGTATCTAGGTCAAACCCAGGGCCTTGGTCCCAAATCCGGATATCCACTACTTGGGGGGAGAGCGTAACCTCTATTTGGATCGGGGTTTCTTCGGATAGCCCCTGGTGGGCATGGCGAATGACGTTAGTCAGTCCCTCAATCAAGGCTAGCTGACACTGTAGCCACACGTCATGAGGGACAGAGGGCTCTTGAAACTGATCGAACCAGACCAGAACTTGCTTTAACGCTTCACGGTCGGTCGTAGTCTGAATTTGGCTTTGCTGCAAAATGGTCAATTGGCAATGACCCTAAGGTGACTACCGCTTACACGCCCAACTTTAACACTGGATTGAGGGCAGGTAGGTAGATGCGGATGCCCACGGGAATTGCTCTGAGCTTTTCTGCTCTATCTAGATTCTAAGGCTTGCGATCGCGGTTTTCCCATTTAAACAAAACAATCACCCCAGCGACAATCCCAACCTGCAGCAAAAAATTGGGTAATGCCGCCCCTACCTCTCGTCCGGCCAAGATTTGCGTCAAAAAAACAAAGGCCCCAATTGCGCCTGAAGCCCCCACCGTCCCGTATACAAACTGTCGCAGCCCCTTATAAGGATTTTTTGCTTCAGCCCTCAACCGAGCATATTTTTCTGGGTTAATGTTTTCAGGAGGCCGTCTTTTCGGAGAGGAGGGTTCGCTCATGGGTTAGTAAAAACAAATTTCCTCTATTCTCTCAGGAAGTGAGCGGGTAAGGCTGTTATACTAGTTGACCGAAAAGGTTGCCGATGTGGCTCAGTGGTAGAGCACTCGATTCGTAATCGAGCGGTCGCGGGTTCAAATCCCGCCATCGGCTTCAAGGTAAAATTGAAAATGCTTGTTACTTCAATTAGCGTTGCGTTGGCTCCGGCTGACCGGGATGCGGTGATAGCTGCGGTGCTCGGTCAGTGAGGCTTCTCTTTCATGAGCTGAAGCTACCCACTACCGCGTCAACCTTTGAAAGCATGGATAGCCCAACCCCTTTATTCGTCTGCTCTAGGCCGATGCATCAGGCTAATTACCTCATTTGGATTGCGAGTTTGCATTAATCGTGACCAATCCTTCACCTCGGCGATCCTGGAAATATGAAGCAGACGAATAATCCCTCTGACCCAATTTGGTGCACCGATCAAAATCATTCGGTTTGCCCTTTTTTCAGACCTCAGCAGGTTATTGATCATCATTTCTATCGATAAAGCATCTGGCCGCTCGGGTTGTTGCTCTGCCATACTGCACTCCCTTTGCATCTCTTTCTGTTTGCAATTACAAACATTATCACCTCAATCTCTGTTTGCAAATACAAACATTTACTTGGTGATCTCTCTCTGACACGATGAGAGGCATGGGAAAAGCCGGAAAAGCACTCAGGACGGTGCTCGAAACCTATAGCATCAGTCAAAACCGCCTAGCGGTGACAATGGGCATCAACCGTTCCACCGTGTATCAATGGTTTAACGAAATCACAGATCCCTCAGCGGAGTCTGTCATCCAAATTTTCAATGCCTTAGAAAACCTTAACCCCGACGCAGCTAAAGAATTCCTTGCTCTTTATGTAGGTCGCCCCATCCTAGGCGACGAGCCATCCTAAATGTTCTGACGCAAATCGCGCTCGTTCACCGCCCTGCGGCCAAAACCCTAGCAGTTACAAGCTCCAAATCAGCAAACCGGGGCGACACAATCACCTGTTCGCCCTGAAAAACCTGCTCCTCATACAGGCCATCCACCCACTCAAAGACAGTGACCTTCTGAGCAATCGGATCCACTATCCAATATTCGGAAATGCGCCGTCCAGCATACTCAGTACGCTTGTGGCGATAATCTCGATTCCCCTGCTGAGGGCTGACCACTTCAACCACCAACAGCGGAGGCGGCATATCGTGAGTGATCACACATCGGGTTGCGCCCTCTAGCGCTGCCGCCGCTTCTTCAGATAAAACTACCAGATCGGGCTGCCGTGCCGTTGCCCTTGCTCCACTCACAGCAATCTGTGCCCCAATTCTCAAGCGGTAGTAGGGAATGCCGCTCTGTAGAAACGCAGCAAATAAAAAGGAGGCGATTTGATTGTTTAAGTCACTTTCTGGCGGCATGGCGATCAGTTCCCCATCCACCAATTCATAGCGGGTGTCGGTGCCGTCGTCATAGTTGAGGTAGTCTTGCAGGGTCATCAGTTTGGCGGCAACAGACATAGCCTCTACCCTCAGTAAGCTGGGCGCGTAGCACTTTGCTGTAGGTACTATGATATCTTCCAGGCTTCCACCAGGTAACCTATCCGCCGATCTGAGACATAGTGCGACTGTAGGCCCCAGTAGTGCCAGAATCGCGCATTTTGTAATTGATTTCGGGTTTGGCAGCCAGCAGTTCGGCAACCTGATCGCGCAAGTAAGTCAGGGGCTTGCCGTCGCGCAGTAGCGTTCTTAGGTCAATTTGGCCGGTTTCGTTGAGCAGGCAGGGGCGCAGCCAGCCATCAGCAGAGAGGCGCATGCGGTTGCAGCGATCGCAAAAACACTCCGACATCTGACTAATAAATCCCAGCGTCCCCTTCGCCCCCGGAATCTGAAACACATCGGCAGGGCCATTGCCGCGCACAGTTGATTCGGCCAGACCCCAGCGATCGCGAATTCGCTGGCGCAGTTCTTCCGAAGACACCCACCCCCGATTCTGGAACAGGTCACCATTGCCGATGGGCATAAACTCAATAAACCGGACGTGCCATTCCCGCTCTAAGCTCAAAGCTGCTAGATCCAACACCTCATGGTCATTCACGCCAGGGATAACCACCACATTCAGCTTGAGAGGCGAAAAGCCCACCTGATGAGCCGCTTGAATTCCAGCCCAAACCTCATGCCAACGCAGCCGTCCCTTACCGCCTACAATCTCCTGAAAGATCTGCGGGTCTAGCGAGTCTAGGCTAATGTTAATGCGCCGCAGTCCGGCATCCCAAAGAGGCTGGGCTAGGGTTGCTAACCGAAAAGCGTTGGTGGTCATAGCCAGGTCTTCGGTCTGGGGCAGCGTCGCAATGTCTTGCACAATCTCCACCACATCAGGGCGCAGCAGCGGTTCACCGCCCGTCAGCCGAAAGCGGGTAAAGCCCAGGGGGATAAAGACCTCCTGCAGCAGCACCCGGATTTCATCACGGGTCAGCCAGTTTTGCCGCAGCACATATTCAATTTCCGAGCCCTCTGGCATACAGTACTGGCATTGAAAGTTGCAGCGATCGATCAGGCTAATGCGCAGGTAGTCAATGCGGTTCATTAATGGCAGCGATAGATTAGGGGACTCAAGCGCTTTGGGAGTTCCCAGAAGCATATCAGCAGACAATTGAGATCTAAATGGGGCTTTCTCTAGTGTGACAACCAAACCTAAGCAATGGCTGAGAAAAGCTCTTGAGGAAGGCACGATGTCAGCGGGGTATAGCGAAAATCTTGCAAGTTCTAAAGATTAAAGATCTTTCCCTAGGTAGCTGCATCTGTCGGCTTAGAATTTGATATCTCCCCTATCTTTAAATTGAGATAGACAGTGAATGCCCTATCAAGCAGGGGCTGAGCCCAGATAAATAGGGGAATCATTTGCACAGTTCTGAAAAACGCAGCACCTAAGTTTGACTGGCCACACACATCCCCTACCGATCCCAGAGAGACTGATGACTTTGAAGGTACTGCCAGGGCA
The nucleotide sequence above comes from Pseudanabaena sp. FACHB-2040. Encoded proteins:
- a CDS encoding DUF3493 domain-containing protein; the encoded protein is MSEPSSPKRRPPENINPEKYARLRAEAKNPYKGLRQFVYGTVGASGAIGAFVFLTQILAGREVGAALPNFLLQVGIVAGVIVLFKWENRDRKP
- a CDS encoding TIGR00297 family protein produces the protein MLVNWTSFNPWLVAVLLNSLLLGLAWLLPKKLLTPAGYGHAWVLGVLIWGCLGWRGYAVVMVYFLVGSAVTRIGMAQKEAAGIAEKRSGQRGPENVWGSALTGTLCALGILLLALRNGDSQQSLWVSLLSVGYVASFCTKLADTTASEVGKAYGQRTYLITTLKPVPAGTEGAVSLEGTLAGVAAAAVMALLGWGLGLMPPIAIALCLVAAFIATNLESLIGATLQTEWDWLTNEWVNVINTLLGAAIAIALGALVLPMGL
- a CDS encoding anti-sigma regulatory factor is translated as MTILQQSQIQTTTDREALKQVLVWFDQFQEPSVPHDVWLQCQLALIEGLTNVIRHAHQGLSEETPIQIEVTLSPQVVDIRIWDQGPGFDLDTVLEGKLATTTPDSEGGRGLRIMHKVADTLDYQPTSDQRNCLHIQKRY
- a CDS encoding helix-turn-helix transcriptional regulator produces the protein MGKAGKALRTVLETYSISQNRLAVTMGINRSTVYQWFNEITDPSAESVIQIFNALENLNPDAAKEFLALYVGRPILGDEPS
- a CDS encoding Uma2 family endonuclease; its protein translation is MSVAAKLMTLQDYLNYDDGTDTRYELVDGELIAMPPESDLNNQIASFLFAAFLQSGIPYYRLRIGAQIAVSGARATARQPDLVVLSEEAAAALEGATRCVITHDMPPPLLVVEVVSPQQGNRDYRHKRTEYAGRRISEYWIVDPIAQKVTVFEWVDGLYEEQVFQGEQVIVSPRFADLELVTARVLAAGR
- the moaA gene encoding GTP 3',8-cyclase MoaA, giving the protein MNRIDYLRISLIDRCNFQCQYCMPEGSEIEYVLRQNWLTRDEIRVLLQEVFIPLGFTRFRLTGGEPLLRPDVVEIVQDIATLPQTEDLAMTTNAFRLATLAQPLWDAGLRRINISLDSLDPQIFQEIVGGKGRLRWHEVWAGIQAAHQVGFSPLKLNVVVIPGVNDHEVLDLAALSLEREWHVRFIEFMPIGNGDLFQNRGWVSSEELRQRIRDRWGLAESTVRGNGPADVFQIPGAKGTLGFISQMSECFCDRCNRMRLSADGWLRPCLLNETGQIDLRTLLRDGKPLTYLRDQVAELLAAKPEINYKMRDSGTTGAYSRTMSQIGG